From a region of the Roseivirga sp. 4D4 genome:
- a CDS encoding isoprenyl transferase, whose protein sequence is MKEQIKAESLPQHVAVIMDGNGRWAKKKGAARVFGHKNAIKAVRDVTEGCAELGVKYLTLYAFSTENWSRPKLEVTALMELLVSTLSSEMKTLMDNGIKLDTIGDTESLPPKCQRELKEAMEKTSKNNRMTLVLALSYSGRWDITQATKSIARDMAEGKIDAENINQDLIDNYLNTSGIPDPELLIRTSGEQRISNFLLWQMAYTEFFITDTLWPDFRREDLYKALISYQERERRFGMTSEQLKS, encoded by the coding sequence ATGAAGGAACAAATCAAGGCAGAATCTCTCCCCCAACATGTGGCTGTTATCATGGATGGCAATGGTCGTTGGGCTAAGAAAAAAGGGGCTGCGCGCGTTTTTGGGCATAAAAATGCAATCAAGGCTGTGCGTGATGTCACAGAAGGTTGTGCGGAATTAGGAGTCAAATACTTGACCCTTTATGCTTTTTCTACAGAAAATTGGTCTCGACCAAAATTAGAGGTTACAGCACTTATGGAGCTGTTAGTTTCTACTCTTAGCTCTGAAATGAAGACACTAATGGATAATGGCATAAAGCTAGATACCATTGGTGATACGGAGAGCTTACCTCCTAAGTGTCAAAGAGAACTTAAAGAGGCAATGGAAAAAACCTCCAAGAATAATAGGATGACACTGGTCTTAGCTTTGAGCTATAGTGGTCGTTGGGATATCACACAAGCTACCAAGTCAATTGCTAGAGATATGGCCGAGGGCAAAATTGATGCTGAAAATATTAATCAAGATTTAATAGACAATTATTTAAACACCTCAGGTATTCCTGATCCTGAGTTGTTGATAAGAACCAGTGGGGAACAACGCATAAGTAATTTCTTGCTTTGGCAAATGGCTTACACGGAATTCTTTATAACAGATACGCTGTGGCCAGACTTCAGAAGAGAAGACTTGTACAAAGCACTAATATCATATCAGGAGAGAGAACGTAGATTCGGAATGACAAGCGAACAATTAAAGAGTTGA
- a CDS encoding DUF6089 family protein, producing MLSSLRSYHTDKLTQPVFWLTLFFLTLSPQYLKAQNTEIGMELGGYSYLGDVARSYQFSNNSLGGQFFIRKHIDDGLSIRFSVGAGQLEGADDEAFDVFSANRRASFQGDFVNTDMLFEYHFLDYRNPKLDQYWTPYILFGIGAYRFEGQDQLSNVYSSGLKLRIPVGVGIKVKLDRRWTLGMSASVIKTNSDVLDNVSLSTPNIKDYRGGNPNDDDVMFFTGFSLSYTFFRIVCPKPFF from the coding sequence TTGTTATCTAGCTTGCGCTCATATCATACGGATAAACTGACTCAGCCAGTTTTTTGGCTGACATTATTTTTCCTTACCCTGTCACCTCAGTATCTCAAAGCACAGAATACTGAGATTGGGATGGAATTAGGAGGATATAGTTACTTAGGAGATGTTGCTCGAAGCTATCAGTTCAGCAATAACTCATTAGGAGGTCAGTTTTTCATCAGAAAACACATAGATGATGGTTTAAGCATTAGATTTTCTGTCGGTGCAGGACAATTGGAAGGTGCAGACGATGAAGCTTTTGACGTATTTTCAGCAAATAGAAGAGCCTCTTTTCAAGGAGACTTTGTCAATACAGACATGCTTTTTGAGTATCACTTCTTAGACTACCGGAACCCAAAGCTAGATCAGTACTGGACGCCTTATATATTGTTTGGTATTGGTGCCTATAGGTTTGAGGGACAAGACCAATTGTCAAATGTGTATTCTTCTGGCCTAAAGTTAAGAATCCCTGTAGGAGTAGGTATCAAGGTAAAATTGGACAGGCGTTGGACCTTAGGAATGTCAGCTTCCGTCATCAAGACAAACTCTGATGTTTTAGATAATGTGTCCTTGTCGACACCCAATATCAAAGATTATCGAGGAGGTAATCCAAATGATGATGATGTCATGTTTTTTACCGGATTCTCTCTGAGTTACACTTTCTTTCGGATTGTTTGTCCAAAACCATTCTTTTAA
- a CDS encoding NAD kinase, with translation MRIAIHGKSTGPEAQHCIRDVFELLEKHNIEAAISSSYKSDLNEKQFDSSELSTFNLGDDLSSFDYIFSLGGDGTILDAITYASSAEVPIIGINLGRLGFLATTPRNEISDIFDRLISGNLSIESRSLVHVDSNQDLFKPHNFGLNELTIVKKETSSMIVVHTYVDGDYLNSYWADGLIVSTPTGSTGYSLSCGGPLVHPSMKNFIITPVSPHNLNVRPIIVSDQSVITFEIEGRSRQFMVSLDSRSQSVDDSVKISVRREEFEAKLVRFNNHKYFDTLRHKLNWGLDARN, from the coding sequence ATGAGAATCGCGATACATGGTAAAAGTACTGGCCCTGAGGCTCAGCATTGCATTCGTGATGTTTTCGAACTTTTAGAAAAGCACAACATTGAGGCTGCCATATCCAGTAGTTATAAATCAGATCTCAATGAGAAACAATTTGATTCCAGCGAGTTGAGCACCTTTAATTTGGGTGACGATTTATCATCATTCGATTACATTTTCAGTTTAGGAGGTGACGGTACCATACTGGATGCCATTACTTATGCGAGTAGTGCTGAGGTGCCAATTATTGGTATTAACCTAGGCAGGTTAGGATTTCTCGCCACCACCCCCAGAAATGAGATCAGCGATATTTTTGATAGGCTTATCAGTGGAAATTTGAGTATTGAGTCTCGCTCTTTGGTTCATGTAGATTCCAATCAGGATCTTTTTAAACCACATAATTTCGGACTTAATGAACTCACAATTGTGAAGAAGGAGACATCTTCGATGATCGTTGTTCATACATATGTAGATGGTGATTACCTGAATTCCTATTGGGCTGATGGCCTCATTGTATCCACCCCCACCGGTTCTACGGGCTATTCTCTGAGTTGTGGCGGCCCTTTGGTGCATCCAAGCATGAAGAACTTCATTATTACACCTGTCAGTCCACATAATCTTAATGTACGTCCAATTATAGTATCAGATCAGAGTGTTATCACCTTTGAAATAGAAGGTAGGTCCAGGCAATTCATGGTTTCTTTGGACTCTCGTTCTCAAAGTGTAGACGATAGTGTGAAAATTTCCGTTAGGAGAGAAGAATTTGAGGCCAAGCTGGTTCGTTTTAACAACCATAAGTATTTTGATACCTTGCGCCACAAATTAAATTGGGGCTTGGATGCGAGAAATTGA
- a CDS encoding CBS domain-containing protein produces MVAVELINHMIPPLKPSDDGHKAIVWMEELRTNQLPVIEKGKFLGFITEEIILEENDSKRPIRDYFLDGEDCFVIEHQHFYDVIKVATEHDFQMVAVLSETGGFQGVIAIEDTINAFAESTAIQEPGAILVLLMNQRDYSLAEISRLVEAEGARILSSTVNPDPKDMSMLRVTLKLNKTEISHITASLERFGYRIIGRFQEEEIKSNDQERFDLLMRYLNI; encoded by the coding sequence ATGGTAGCAGTCGAATTGATAAATCATATGATTCCACCTTTGAAGCCGTCCGATGATGGGCATAAGGCAATTGTATGGATGGAAGAGCTAAGGACCAACCAGCTACCAGTCATTGAAAAAGGGAAGTTTCTTGGGTTTATCACCGAAGAGATTATTCTTGAGGAGAACGATTCAAAAAGGCCAATTAGAGACTATTTTTTAGATGGTGAAGATTGCTTTGTAATCGAGCATCAACACTTCTATGATGTCATTAAGGTAGCAACTGAGCATGATTTTCAGATGGTTGCTGTTTTATCAGAAACTGGCGGTTTCCAAGGTGTGATTGCTATTGAAGACACTATCAATGCCTTTGCAGAATCTACGGCAATTCAGGAACCAGGTGCTATTTTAGTACTGCTAATGAACCAGAGAGACTACTCTCTTGCAGAGATTAGTCGTTTGGTAGAGGCAGAAGGAGCTAGAATACTCAGTAGTACCGTCAACCCTGACCCCAAGGATATGTCAATGCTGAGGGTTACACTTAAACTTAACAAAACAGAGATTTCACACATCACTGCTTCATTGGAGAGGTTTGGTTATCGTATAATCGGAAGGTTCCAAGAAGAGGAGATAAAATCGAATGATCAAGAGCGATTTGATCTCTTGATGCGTTACCTCAATATTTAA
- a CDS encoding anthranilate synthase component II — protein sequence MILLLDNYDSFTYNLVDYFGQLGIESKVFRNDSPLEQIQAFEYEGIVLSPGPESPSSAGNLLEVVGHYIGQCPMLGICLGHQAIAEFLGGNLSKAEYPMHGKISRISTEKSHVFKDLPQHFEVVRYHSLIVNRLPSTLTPTAFTPSGELMAYESEPTLKAWGLQFHPEAVLTQYGLEMLRNWVTFYNIV from the coding sequence TTGATCCTACTGTTAGATAATTATGATTCATTTACGTATAACCTGGTTGACTATTTCGGTCAATTGGGTATTGAATCAAAAGTATTCAGAAATGATAGTCCGCTAGAGCAAATTCAAGCCTTTGAATACGAGGGAATAGTACTGTCTCCAGGGCCAGAGAGCCCATCAAGTGCTGGAAATTTATTAGAAGTTGTAGGCCACTACATTGGTCAGTGCCCTATGCTTGGCATATGTTTAGGTCATCAGGCTATTGCTGAATTCTTAGGAGGAAATCTATCAAAGGCAGAGTATCCCATGCATGGCAAAATCTCACGAATTTCTACCGAGAAGAGTCATGTTTTTAAAGACTTACCTCAACATTTTGAGGTAGTGCGCTATCATTCTTTAATTGTCAATAGGCTTCCCTCTACCCTTACGCCAACTGCTTTTACGCCATCGGGAGAGTTAATGGCTTATGAAAGTGAGCCCACATTGAAGGCTTGGGGTCTGCAATTCCATCCAGAGGCAGTATTGACACAATATGGATTGGAAATGCTTAGAAATTGGGTGACATTTTATAATATTGTTTAG